The following are encoded together in the Capsulimonas corticalis genome:
- a CDS encoding VIT and vWA domain-containing protein, which produces MQSTGFELRYADRDEPVTLAMQRLWLTGQILPVGARLFVRHDFRHDEDQNLEVIYSFMLPRDAALRKFEVVGDGFEAHSELRRVEEAVREYEEGLEAGHLATLARSYRDGVVNLSLGNLRKGQDVRVTLEIMAGVELTDEGLRFRFPFTIAPGYHAQARMIDTGEGGEIELPSSEFGDVILPTFQRSAAGLHDVGFDLGLRLGGEVAEISSPSHAVRMRKENGAWRVSLSPAGDLPNRDLVLDVRLEQAGAQVLSGEKRFALAVPSSLFGKSENGPRKIAFVVDRSGSMQGVPMTQAKRAVEACLAALAPEDKFALVAFDDRVETSNDRLVAPTASERAKAAKFLSHVHARGGTELAAGFAAGAKIVGEGGFVLVVTDGQVMGTEEILAQARKQNVRIFCLGIGSASQDRFLALLAEATGGVSRFVTPKERVDIAAVDLFASIAPPVAAGVELTGADFAVLPPVTVHAGVPWVAFGERDAPGEVVASWPGGRIAFDIPAPDPAVADAVRLLEGSRRITDLESRMTPGAEKSLTDQLVALSEEYGLASRACSLVAVIKQEGDQAGALPATRVIPVGMPDDTEFDSYFGAPVMAGGPVMMSAPAAPGIVRRRLADLSGETNAKMTRSTLPKTSRPSLMRKAMDFVEGITAPPASKSAPIKELVMEADSASMYGDEDRLLALASSLETDGGVPGSTPDDRALKTIAALIQFHAAGHTPTQGVFRAHVKRMAAFLEALTGLPGDRSQIVAWVIDALRGDGGKLAAAPDGAVTWEELERLADG; this is translated from the coding sequence TACTGCCCGTCGGCGCCCGCCTCTTCGTGCGGCACGATTTCCGCCACGACGAGGATCAGAATTTAGAAGTCATCTACAGCTTCATGCTGCCGCGCGACGCCGCGCTGCGCAAATTTGAAGTGGTGGGCGACGGCTTCGAGGCCCATTCCGAGCTGCGCCGCGTGGAGGAGGCCGTTCGCGAATACGAAGAGGGATTGGAGGCCGGCCATCTGGCGACGCTGGCGCGCAGCTATCGTGACGGCGTGGTCAATCTCTCGCTCGGCAACCTGCGCAAAGGGCAGGATGTCCGCGTGACTCTGGAGATCATGGCCGGCGTCGAGCTGACTGATGAGGGCCTGCGCTTTCGCTTTCCGTTCACCATCGCGCCGGGCTACCATGCGCAGGCTCGGATGATCGATACGGGGGAGGGCGGCGAAATCGAACTCCCGTCTTCGGAGTTTGGTGATGTGATCCTGCCGACCTTCCAGCGGAGCGCCGCGGGGCTGCACGATGTCGGCTTCGATCTGGGGCTGAGGCTTGGCGGGGAAGTGGCGGAAATCTCCTCACCATCGCACGCCGTCCGGATGCGGAAGGAGAACGGCGCCTGGCGCGTTTCGCTCAGTCCCGCCGGCGACCTGCCGAACCGCGACCTCGTGCTGGATGTGCGCCTGGAGCAGGCGGGCGCGCAGGTGCTGTCCGGCGAGAAACGGTTCGCGCTCGCCGTCCCGTCCAGCCTGTTCGGCAAGAGCGAAAATGGCCCGCGCAAGATCGCCTTTGTGGTGGATCGCTCCGGCTCGATGCAGGGCGTCCCCATGACACAGGCCAAGCGCGCCGTCGAAGCCTGCCTCGCCGCCCTGGCGCCCGAGGATAAGTTCGCGCTGGTCGCCTTCGACGATCGTGTCGAGACATCCAACGATCGCCTGGTCGCGCCTACGGCTTCGGAGCGCGCGAAAGCGGCGAAATTTCTTAGCCATGTCCATGCGCGCGGCGGCACGGAGCTGGCGGCGGGCTTCGCGGCGGGCGCGAAGATCGTGGGCGAAGGCGGCTTTGTCCTGGTGGTGACCGATGGGCAGGTGATGGGAACCGAGGAGATCCTGGCGCAGGCGCGTAAGCAGAACGTCCGAATCTTCTGCCTCGGCATCGGCTCGGCCAGTCAGGATCGATTTCTCGCGCTGCTGGCGGAGGCCACGGGCGGCGTGAGCCGATTTGTGACGCCCAAGGAGCGTGTGGATATCGCCGCCGTCGATCTCTTTGCGTCGATTGCCCCGCCGGTCGCCGCCGGCGTGGAGCTGACCGGCGCCGATTTCGCCGTTCTGCCCCCAGTGACGGTGCATGCCGGCGTTCCCTGGGTCGCCTTTGGCGAGCGGGACGCTCCCGGCGAAGTCGTCGCCTCGTGGCCCGGCGGGCGCATCGCGTTCGATATTCCGGCGCCCGACCCGGCGGTTGCCGACGCCGTCCGGCTGCTTGAAGGTTCGCGCCGCATCACCGATCTGGAAAGCCGAATGACGCCCGGCGCCGAAAAATCTCTGACCGATCAGCTTGTTGCTTTGAGCGAAGAGTACGGCCTGGCGAGCCGCGCCTGCTCGCTGGTGGCCGTCATCAAGCAAGAAGGCGACCAGGCCGGCGCGCTGCCGGCGACGCGTGTCATCCCTGTCGGGATGCCCGACGACACCGAGTTCGATAGCTACTTCGGCGCCCCCGTGATGGCGGGAGGACCTGTCATGATGTCCGCGCCGGCGGCCCCAGGAATTGTGCGTCGGCGTTTGGCCGATCTGAGTGGAGAGACCAACGCGAAGATGACCCGATCGACTCTGCCCAAGACGTCTCGTCCCTCGCTCATGCGCAAGGCGATGGACTTCGTGGAAGGAATCACCGCGCCACCGGCTTCGAAGTCGGCTCCCATCAAGGAATTGGTCATGGAAGCGGATTCCGCGTCCATGTACGGCGATGAAGATCGGCTGCTCGCCCTCGCATCGTCCCTGGAGACGGACGGCGGCGTGCCTGGAAGTACACCGGACGACCGAGCGCTCAAGACAATCGCCGCGCTGATCCAGTTCCACGCGGCGGGCCACACGCCGACACAGGGCGTGTTCCGGGCGCATGTCAAACGAATGGCGGCCTTCCTGGAGGCGCTGACGGGACTGCCGGGCGATCGCAGTCAAATTGTCGCTTGGGTGATTGACGCGCTGCGCGGGGATGGCGGGAAGCTCGCGGCTGCCCCGGACGGCGCGGTGACATGGGAGGAGTTGGAGCGGTTGGCGGACGGGTAA